In a genomic window of Ipomoea triloba cultivar NCNSP0323 chromosome 3, ASM357664v1:
- the LOC116011964 gene encoding WUSCHEL-related homeobox 8-like, whose product MEWEKQLPPPQPQQAEELGGGMFVKVMTDEQMEVLRKQIAVYATICEQLVDLHKSIASQHDLTGARLGNLYCDPLVTSAGHKITGRQRWTPTPVQLQILERIFDQGNGTPSKQKIKEITSELSQHGQISETNVYNWFQNRRARSKRKQQVTATNNVESEVETEVESPNDKKTKPEDFQSSHIATSRAEDVCYQNPVVSSAMHSIDPRSSKAEPMFPSESTSKPAGNFGQMSFYGLSNPRMDHQMIGKVEVPGSYNPYLNAEDYNMTG is encoded by the exons ATGGAGTGGGAGAAGCAGCTACCGCCTCCGCAGCCGCAGCAGGCGGAGGAATTGGGCGGCGGAATGTTCGTAAAAGTGATGACAGACGAGCAAATGGAAGTCCTCCGCAAGCAAATCGCCGTCTATGCCACCATTTGCGAGCAGCTCGTCGATTTGCACAAATCTATCGCCTCCCAACACGATCTTACTg GAGCCAGGCTGGGGAATCTATATTGTGACCCATTAGTGACATCAGCTGGCCATAAAATAACGGGCAGACAGCGGTGGACTCCAACACCTGTGCAGCTTCAGATTCTTGAACGAATATTCGATCAGGGCAATGGAACTCCAAGCAAGCAGAAAATCAAAGAGATAACCTCTGAATTGTCACAGCACGGCCAAATTTCTGAAACAAATGTTTACAATTGGTTCCAAAACAGGCGTGCTCGATCAAAAAGAAAACAGCAGGTCACAGCAACGAATAATGTTGAATCGGAAGTGGAGACCGAGGTTGAGTCACCCAATGATAAGAAGACAAAGCCAGAGGATTTTCAGTCCTCTCACATTGCAACTTCAAGGGCTGAAGATGTCTGCTATCAAAACCCTGTCGTCAGCTCGGCTATGCATTCCATTGATCCAAGAAGCAGTAAAGCTGAGCCTATGTTTCCTTCAGAGAGTACTTCAAAACCTGCTGGGAATTTCGGCCAAATGTCCTTCTATGGCTTATCAAATCCAA GAATGGATCATCAGATGATTGGAAAAGTTGAAGTTCCGGGGAGCTATAATCCTTATCTTAATGCAGAAGATTACAATATGACGGGTTGA